The following proteins come from a genomic window of Aequorivita marisscotiae:
- a CDS encoding TonB-dependent receptor domain-containing protein, protein MKNILVLIAFVVFGAVHAVNDPTEKRGHIYGSVTDKILNQPLPYVTVVVKNLKGEIITGAVTDDTGKFEIHKIPEGQCQVMIQYIGYKVFTTEINITKGNESIYLGNILLEEDIASLDEVNIVAERSTIEQRLDKKVINVGKDLSTAGPTASDIMNNLPTVSIDQQTGELSMRGNQNVRVMVDGKLSNIPVAQLLKQIPSSSIKQIELITNPSAKYNPEGMSGLINIILHKNVNVGFNGNASVGLTYRENAKFNAGLDMNYRNGKFNFYANLSNNVSKNENDGLITRSLNNSKEVIHFLDDSKSNLFKVGMDYYLNDKNTISFFTNQNLYEGKGDGSSTIFYLDQPSLNQQQLFYFANENVSSQYNFDYKVNFEKADHSLELEADYNIFSNETIGKYKFRGASPLENFSDNDETDRNQLTVNLDYVNPISESIKIEAGVEARLFETTIDYASNGKSYNANGELTDTPSTRFEYLRDIYSLYATFGKTYEKWSYQLGARVENVSVKADTNKVRAFTNDYFQVYPSAFVTYSPSEKNQYQLSYSRRVDRPGLDQVNPIREFSTPLISSFGNINLEPQFTNSIEANYTRNFEMGSFTGGLFYRLVDNEINRAILIDRTNLDRSILTFQNFSSTDLYGIELSSNYKPTKWWSFNTSFELYKQTQKGITETFENATGTPTVDDIITQVVETDNVAWNVRMSNNFTVTKNLTLSGFGLYRAKNKGIQFESEPLYFVNLGARYSLWEGRGTFSINYNDVFNSMKFAFSGNTPYPQSGEFKNESNTIYVGLAYRFGGSNYRAKGRKNRDDNTSSGGGGIF, encoded by the coding sequence ATGAAAAACATTTTAGTATTAATTGCATTCGTCGTATTCGGTGCGGTCCATGCCGTTAACGACCCAACGGAAAAACGCGGCCACATTTATGGCAGTGTAACAGACAAAATTTTAAACCAACCCCTTCCCTACGTTACTGTTGTAGTAAAAAATTTAAAGGGCGAAATAATTACCGGCGCAGTAACCGATGATACCGGTAAATTTGAAATCCACAAAATACCGGAAGGCCAATGCCAAGTAATGATTCAATATATTGGCTATAAAGTTTTTACAACCGAAATTAACATCACGAAAGGAAATGAATCTATTTATCTTGGCAATATATTGCTGGAGGAAGACATTGCTTCGCTGGACGAGGTAAATATCGTGGCCGAAAGATCTACTATTGAACAACGGTTAGACAAAAAAGTAATAAACGTGGGCAAGGATCTTTCAACCGCTGGGCCTACTGCTTCAGATATTATGAATAACCTGCCCACCGTGAGTATTGACCAACAAACAGGCGAACTTTCTATGCGGGGCAACCAAAATGTGCGGGTCATGGTAGATGGCAAACTTTCAAACATTCCAGTAGCGCAATTGCTAAAGCAGATTCCGTCGTCATCCATAAAGCAAATTGAACTTATTACCAATCCTTCGGCAAAATACAATCCTGAGGGCATGAGCGGTCTAATTAATATTATTCTTCATAAAAATGTGAACGTGGGTTTTAACGGGAATGCTTCTGTTGGGCTAACGTATAGGGAAAACGCAAAATTCAATGCGGGTTTGGATATGAATTACAGAAATGGAAAATTTAATTTCTATGCCAACCTTAGTAATAATGTTTCCAAAAACGAGAATGACGGACTCATTACACGTTCCCTGAACAACTCAAAAGAAGTGATACATTTTTTGGACGATAGTAAATCCAACCTTTTTAAAGTGGGAATGGATTATTATTTAAATGACAAAAACACGATATCCTTCTTTACCAATCAAAATTTATACGAAGGAAAAGGCGACGGAAGTTCCACAATTTTTTATTTGGATCAACCATCTCTCAACCAACAACAATTATTCTATTTTGCCAATGAAAATGTATCATCACAATATAATTTCGACTATAAAGTAAATTTTGAAAAAGCGGATCACAGTCTTGAGCTAGAAGCAGATTATAATATATTTTCAAATGAAACCATCGGAAAATATAAATTTCGCGGAGCTTCACCTTTAGAAAATTTTTCGGACAATGATGAAACGGACCGCAATCAACTAACCGTGAATCTTGATTATGTAAATCCAATTTCAGAAAGTATAAAAATTGAAGCAGGGGTCGAGGCACGGCTTTTTGAAACCACCATAGATTATGCCTCCAACGGCAAAAGTTACAATGCCAATGGCGAGTTAACAGATACGCCGTCAACGCGCTTTGAATACCTTCGCGACATCTATTCACTTTATGCCACTTTTGGAAAAACCTATGAAAAATGGTCATACCAGCTAGGTGCACGAGTGGAAAACGTTAGCGTAAAAGCCGATACCAACAAAGTGCGTGCCTTCACTAATGATTATTTTCAGGTGTATCCCAGTGCTTTTGTAACGTATTCTCCCAGCGAAAAAAATCAGTACCAACTTAGTTACAGCCGTAGGGTAGATCGTCCGGGACTTGATCAGGTAAATCCCATTCGTGAGTTTAGTACACCCTTAATTTCTTCTTTCGGAAATATAAACTTGGAGCCTCAGTTTACCAATTCAATAGAGGCCAATTACACCCGTAATTTTGAAATGGGAAGTTTCACTGGCGGATTGTTCTACCGATTGGTGGATAACGAAATAAACCGTGCAATACTCATAGATCGCACAAATTTAGATAGGTCTATTCTTACCTTTCAAAATTTCAGCAGTACCGATTTATACGGAATTGAACTTTCTTCAAACTACAAACCCACAAAATGGTGGAGTTTTAACACCAGTTTTGAGCTATACAAACAAACTCAAAAAGGTATTACCGAAACTTTTGAAAACGCTACGGGAACTCCAACTGTGGACGATATAATAACACAAGTTGTAGAAACAGATAACGTTGCCTGGAATGTTAGAATGTCGAATAATTTTACGGTTACCAAAAACCTTACTTTATCGGGCTTTGGACTTTACCGAGCAAAAAACAAGGGAATTCAGTTTGAATCTGAACCCCTCTATTTTGTGAATTTGGGCGCGCGATATAGTTTATGGGAAGGCCGCGGAACTTTTAGTATAAATTATAATGATGTTTTTAATTCCATGAAGTTTGCTTTTAGTGGAAATACACCCTATCCACAGAGCGGGGAATTTAAAAATGAAAGCAATACCATTTATGTAGGATTGGCCTATAGATTCGGAGGAAGTAATTACCGCGCCAAGGGCAGAAAAAACAGAGACGACAACACCTCGTCTGGAGGCGGAGGAATTTTCTAG